One stretch of Thalassophryne amazonica chromosome 19, fThaAma1.1, whole genome shotgun sequence DNA includes these proteins:
- the LOC117532024 gene encoding cdc42 effector protein 2, which translates to MSMRTSLHRKHQSARWPSRDAKHRDILSVDMISLPLADFRHITHIGNDANTDSFGDLSILKKGHSLLLQSFQSEQNVFLSCSPPPKPPRLKLDETEPSKGPNWTVSPQRSTSCRTTNCTSMPLLDNKGGKKDMEKEVAGHRGDPAGSLQSPTNGTLSSGMNGESTVTPDKIDGHQDEDTCFSFSLDLGPSILDDVLQVMDKLHY; encoded by the coding sequence ATGTCGATGAGAACGTCGCTGCACAGAAAACACCAGTCAGCTCGTTGGCCAAGCAGAGATGCCAAGCACAGAGACATTCTTTCTGTCGACATGATTAGCCTTCCGCTGGCCGATTTCCGCCACATCACGCACATTGGCAATGACGCCAATACTGACAGCTTCGGAGACCTGTCCATCCTAAAAAAGGGCCACAGCCTGCTTCTGCAAAGCTTCCAGAGCGAGCAGAACGTCTTCCTGTCCTGCTCACCGCCGCCCAAGCCTCCTCGTCTCAAACTGGATGAGACTGAGCCTTCAAAGGGCCCCAATTGGACGGTGAGTCCCCAGCGCAGCACTTCATGTAGGACAACAAATTGCACCTCAATGCCACTGCTGGACAACAAAGGCGGCAAGAAAGATATGGAAAAGGAGGTTGCAGGTCATAGAGGGGATCCTGCTGGTAGTCTTCAGAGTCCTACAAATGGTACTCTAAGTTCAGGGATGAACGGAGAGTCTACAGTAACCCCTGACAAAATTGATGGACATCAGGACGAGGACACATGCTTTTCATTCAGCCTTGACCTGGGGCCTTCCATCCTGGACGATGTTCTCCAGGTGATGGACAAGCTCCACTATTAA